The proteins below are encoded in one region of Pseudoduganella armeniaca:
- a CDS encoding hybrid sensor histidine kinase/response regulator, translated as MEPAVADDAWLSAPCGLLCADDGGTIVRVNETFARWLGYRPEELAGKRRFVELLPMGAKVFHQTHWLPLLQMQGSIAEVQLDLIHRDGHRIPMLLNALRRERDGVFTDDIGAVVASDRKKYERELLAARQRARTAEAGQRQLNDELAREHRRKDEFIATLAHELRNPLAPIANVLEVLRVRPDDSMMWRRCQEVLQRQLSQLTHLVDDLLEVSRITQGKLVLRLEPVPLADVLASAAEAALPAVTKANQELTIAQAAEPLTVQGDRTRLTQIVCNLLNNASKFTPEGGSIGLAASARDGNAVIEVSDTGAGIPPEQLERIFDMFSQLHPPLERSTGGLGIGLALVKGLTALHGGSVSARSAGLGHGSVFEVTLPLAQAEEAAPVPMAHATAGKARLLVIDDNVDACETLVMALDMLGHAVQGAHTGAAGLAALEQGRPDCALVDIGLPDMDGYELARRVRAAPWGHGIVLIAVTGWGQDSDKRAATEAGFDAHFTKPIDFTKLDGAIAQLLGSVPKGD; from the coding sequence ATGGAACCTGCGGTCGCCGACGACGCCTGGCTATCTGCGCCCTGCGGACTGTTGTGTGCGGATGACGGCGGAACCATCGTCCGGGTCAACGAAACATTCGCCCGGTGGCTTGGCTATCGGCCGGAAGAACTGGCCGGCAAGCGGCGCTTCGTCGAACTGCTGCCGATGGGGGCAAAGGTGTTTCACCAGACGCACTGGCTGCCTTTGCTGCAGATGCAGGGTTCGATCGCGGAAGTGCAGCTCGACCTGATCCACCGCGACGGCCACCGCATCCCGATGCTGCTCAATGCGCTGCGGCGCGAGCGCGACGGCGTTTTCACCGACGACATCGGCGCGGTGGTTGCCAGCGACCGCAAGAAATACGAACGCGAGCTGCTCGCGGCGCGCCAGCGCGCACGCACGGCGGAGGCGGGCCAGCGCCAGCTGAACGACGAGCTGGCCCGCGAGCATCGACGCAAGGACGAGTTCATCGCCACCCTGGCGCACGAGCTGCGCAATCCACTGGCACCGATCGCCAACGTGCTGGAAGTGCTGCGTGTGCGCCCAGACGATTCGATGATGTGGCGGCGCTGCCAGGAGGTACTGCAGCGGCAGTTGTCGCAGTTGACGCACCTGGTGGATGATTTGCTGGAAGTGTCGCGCATCACCCAAGGCAAGCTGGTGTTGCGCCTGGAGCCAGTGCCGCTGGCCGACGTCCTCGCCAGCGCCGCCGAAGCGGCACTGCCAGCCGTAACAAAGGCCAACCAGGAACTGACGATCGCTCAGGCCGCCGAGCCATTGACGGTGCAGGGCGACCGCACCCGGCTGACGCAGATCGTCTGCAACCTGCTCAACAACGCCAGCAAGTTCACGCCGGAAGGCGGCTCGATCGGCTTGGCGGCCAGCGCGCGCGATGGCAATGCCGTCATCGAGGTGTCCGACACGGGCGCCGGCATCCCGCCCGAGCAGCTGGAACGCATCTTCGACATGTTCTCGCAGCTGCATCCGCCGCTGGAGCGCTCCACCGGCGGCCTGGGGATCGGGCTGGCGCTGGTCAAGGGATTGACGGCGCTGCATGGCGGCAGCGTCAGCGCCCGCAGCGCGGGGCTGGGGCACGGCAGCGTGTTCGAAGTGACCTTGCCGCTGGCGCAGGCAGAGGAAGCCGCGCCAGTGCCGATGGCGCACGCGACCGCCGGCAAGGCGCGGCTGCTGGTCATCGACGACAACGTGGATGCCTGCGAGACGCTGGTGATGGCGCTGGATATGCTGGGCCATGCGGTGCAGGGCGCGCACACCGGTGCGGCGGGCCTGGCCGCGCTGGAGCAGGGCCGGCCCGACTGCGCGCTGGTCGATATCGGCCTGCCGGACATGGACGGCTACGAACTGGCCCGGCGCGTGCGCGCGGCGCCGTGGGGGCACGGCATCGTGCTCATCGCCGTTACCGGCTGGGGGCAGGACAGCGACAAGCGGGCGGCGACGGAGGCCGGCTTCGATGCGCACTTTACCAAGCCGATCGATTTTACGAAGCTCGATGGGGCGATTGCGCAGTTGTTGGGGTCTGTCCCCAAAGGGGACTGA
- a CDS encoding alpha/beta fold hydrolase produces MTLHLKHNINVLGSGPAIVFLHGFGCDQNMWRFLVPAFASAHTVIVYDLVGCGKSDLSAYDEDRYGTLHGHADDLLEIIRSVARGPVMVVGHSVSAMIALLAVNKAPELFAAQVMVGPSACYIDDGDYRGGFTRADIEDLLDTMESNYLGWSSVVAPQIMGAPDQPHLRDELTNSFCRTDPDIAKHFARVTFLSDHRADLAQCRLPTLILQCTDDFIAPVAVGEFIHRAIPGSEYVLIDNTGHCPHLSAPDASVAAIRRFVDRGT; encoded by the coding sequence ATGACTCTGCATCTGAAACACAATATCAATGTCTTGGGCAGCGGGCCGGCGATCGTTTTCCTGCACGGATTCGGCTGCGACCAGAATATGTGGCGCTTCCTGGTGCCGGCCTTCGCGTCAGCCCACACCGTTATCGTGTATGACCTCGTCGGCTGCGGCAAATCCGACTTGTCCGCCTATGACGAAGATCGTTATGGGACTCTGCACGGCCATGCGGACGACCTGCTGGAGATCATCCGGAGCGTGGCGCGCGGACCCGTGATGGTGGTCGGTCATTCCGTCAGCGCGATGATTGCCTTGCTGGCGGTGAACAAGGCGCCGGAACTGTTCGCGGCACAGGTCATGGTCGGCCCATCGGCCTGTTATATCGACGATGGCGACTATCGCGGCGGCTTTACCCGCGCCGATATCGAGGACCTGCTCGACACCATGGAAAGCAATTACCTGGGCTGGTCCAGCGTCGTCGCGCCGCAAATCATGGGCGCGCCCGACCAGCCGCACCTGCGTGATGAGTTGACCAACAGCTTCTGCCGTACCGACCCGGATATCGCGAAACATTTCGCGCGCGTGACGTTCCTGTCGGACCACCGCGCCGATCTGGCGCAGTGCCGCCTGCCCACGCTGATCTTGCAGTGCACGGACGACTTCATCGCGCCGGTCGCCGTGGGGGAGTTCATCCACCGTGCCATTCCGGGTAGCGAATACGTCCTGATCGACAACACCGGACATTGCCCGCATCTCAGTGCACCCGACGCCAGCGTGGCGGCGATCCGCCGCTTCGTCGATCGAGGCACTTGA
- a CDS encoding DUF2141 domain-containing protein has translation MVSPCKVILAATVLLASALAQAASIEVRVSAVGPKGKVNVAVCDRERFLKECAYSASVAATPGTTTVTVANVPPGTWAVLAYQDENGNGKLDRNLLGIPSENYGFSRDAAGRFGPPSFDQAAIEVSEETAVTPIRLH, from the coding sequence ATGGTTTCACCTTGCAAGGTCATCCTGGCCGCTACCGTGCTGCTGGCATCCGCGCTGGCGCAGGCAGCCAGCATCGAGGTACGCGTCTCGGCCGTCGGGCCGAAGGGGAAGGTGAACGTGGCCGTGTGCGACCGCGAACGCTTCCTGAAGGAGTGCGCGTACAGCGCCTCGGTGGCCGCGACGCCCGGTACCACGACCGTGACGGTAGCGAATGTGCCGCCCGGCACGTGGGCCGTGCTGGCCTACCAGGACGAGAACGGCAACGGCAAGCTCGATCGCAACCTGCTGGGCATCCCCAGCGAGAACTACGGCTTCAGCCGCGATGCCGCTGGCCGTTTTGGCCCGCCCAGCTTCGACCAGGCCGCCATCGAAGTCAGCGAGGAAACAGCTGTCACACCCATCCGGTTACATTGA
- a CDS encoding sterol desaturase family protein, with amino-acid sequence MLSNALIVVATIVLMEVFSIVAHKYVMHGFGWGWHRSHHEPRTGWFEKNDLYAVVFAGVAIALIYAGTRGHHPLEWIGAGMTAYGFLYFVAHDGLVHRRWPFTYTPRRGYLKRLYQAHRLHHAVAGKDGAVSFGFLYAPPVTALKRQLRERHPAPLKPRRDAATDRPAVPPVVEDAR; translated from the coding sequence ATGTTATCGAATGCCCTCATCGTCGTTGCCACCATCGTCCTGATGGAGGTGTTTTCCATCGTCGCGCACAAGTATGTGATGCACGGGTTCGGGTGGGGCTGGCACCGCTCGCACCACGAGCCGCGCACGGGCTGGTTCGAGAAGAACGACCTGTACGCCGTCGTGTTTGCCGGCGTTGCCATCGCCCTGATCTACGCCGGCACGCGCGGCCACCATCCGCTGGAATGGATCGGTGCCGGCATGACCGCCTACGGCTTCCTGTACTTCGTCGCGCACGACGGCCTGGTGCACCGGCGCTGGCCCTTCACCTACACGCCGCGGCGCGGTTACCTGAAGCGGCTGTACCAGGCGCACCGGCTGCATCACGCGGTGGCAGGCAAGGACGGTGCCGTGTCGTTCGGTTTCCTGTACGCGCCGCCGGTGACCGCCCTCAAGCGCCAGCTGCGCGAGCGGCATCCGGCACCTCTGAAGCCGCGCCGGGACGCCGCCACAGATCGCCCGGCCGTGCCGCCGGTCGTTGAAGACGCGAGATAA
- the crtB gene encoding 15-cis-phytoene synthase CrtB, giving the protein MSDTDLLRHATATINVGSKSFAAAARLFAPATRRSVLMLYAWCRHCDDVVDGQEHGFNKAAPTQADAQRALMALREQTARAYTGAAMEDPAFAAFQEVALRHRIPREFAFDHLAGFGMDVADVRYEAIDDTLRYCYHVAGVVGLMMASIMGVQRPAVLDRACDLGLAFQLTNIARDIVEDAGMGRCYLPAAWLRAAGIPPGEVALPRHRAALARVAARLVEHAEPYYDSAAAGLSDLPLRSAWAIATARYVYRQIGIEVKRRGAHAWDERVGTSKATKLWLLAKGGARALISRLQRPAARPGDLWRRPGAASEVPDAARAAGA; this is encoded by the coding sequence ATGAGCGATACCGACCTGCTGCGGCACGCGACCGCCACCATCAACGTCGGCTCGAAAAGCTTCGCCGCCGCCGCACGCCTGTTCGCGCCCGCCACCCGGCGCAGCGTGCTGATGCTGTATGCCTGGTGCCGCCATTGCGACGACGTGGTCGACGGCCAGGAGCACGGGTTCAACAAGGCGGCGCCGACGCAAGCGGATGCCCAGCGTGCCCTGATGGCGCTGCGCGAGCAGACCGCGCGTGCCTACACGGGCGCGGCGATGGAAGACCCGGCGTTCGCCGCGTTCCAGGAGGTGGCCCTGCGCCACCGGATCCCGCGCGAGTTCGCGTTCGACCACCTGGCCGGCTTCGGCATGGACGTGGCCGACGTGCGCTACGAAGCGATCGACGACACGCTGCGCTACTGCTACCACGTCGCCGGCGTGGTCGGCCTGATGATGGCGTCCATCATGGGCGTGCAGCGCCCGGCGGTGCTGGACCGCGCCTGCGACCTGGGGCTGGCCTTCCAGCTGACGAACATCGCGCGCGACATCGTCGAGGATGCCGGCATGGGGCGTTGCTACCTGCCGGCCGCATGGTTGCGCGCGGCCGGCATCCCGCCTGGCGAGGTCGCGTTGCCGCGCCACCGCGCGGCGCTGGCGCGGGTGGCGGCGCGGCTGGTCGAGCATGCGGAGCCGTACTACGATTCGGCGGCGGCCGGCTTGTCCGATCTGCCGCTGCGTTCCGCCTGGGCCATTGCCACGGCGCGCTACGTCTACCGCCAGATCGGCATCGAGGTGAAGCGACGCGGCGCCCACGCCTGGGACGAGCGCGTGGGCACGTCCAAGGCAACGAAATTGTGGCTGCTGGCGAAAGGCGGCGCGCGCGCGCTTATCTCGCGTCTTCAACGACCGGCGGCACGGCCGGGCGATCTGTGGCGGCGTCCCGGCGCGGCTTCAGAGGTGCCGGATGCCGCTCGCGCAGCTGGCGCTTGA
- a CDS encoding phytoene desaturase: MKQMKRAVVVGAGFGGLALAIRLQAQGVQTTLLEKRDKPGGRAYVYQDQGFTFDAGPTVITDPSAIEELFAVAGKRMSDYVEMLPVAPFYRLCWEDGSHFDYANDQDALDRQIHARNPADVAGYQRFLAYSKAVFDEGYLKLGAVPFLSFRDMISAGPQLARLEAWKSVYGIVSRFIADEHLRQAFSFHSLLVGGNPFATSSIYTLIHALERRWGVWFPRGGTGALVNGLARLFQDLGGRIELNAPVAAIDTRDGRVSGVRLEDGRTFEADAVASNADVVHTYDKLLGQHPRGAAQGKALQKKRFSNSLFVLYFGLDRHHAQLQHHTVCFGPRYRELIQDIFKGDSLADDFSLYLHAPCVTDPSLAPPGCGSHYVLAPVPHLGNAPIDWAVEGPRYRDRIFDYLEQRYMPGLRSQLVTSRIFTPLDFRDELNAHLGSAFSLEPILTQSAWFRPHNRDSELANLYLVGAGTHPGAGVPGVIGSAKATAGLMLAEAS; the protein is encoded by the coding sequence ATGAAACAGATGAAACGTGCCGTCGTCGTCGGCGCCGGCTTTGGCGGCCTTGCACTGGCCATCCGCCTGCAGGCCCAGGGCGTGCAAACCACGCTGCTGGAAAAGCGGGATAAACCCGGCGGCCGCGCCTACGTCTACCAAGACCAGGGCTTCACCTTCGACGCCGGTCCCACGGTGATTACCGACCCTTCCGCCATCGAGGAGCTGTTTGCCGTCGCGGGCAAGCGCATGAGCGACTATGTCGAGATGCTGCCGGTGGCGCCGTTCTACCGCCTGTGCTGGGAGGACGGCAGCCACTTCGACTATGCCAACGACCAGGATGCGCTGGACCGCCAGATCCACGCACGCAACCCGGCCGACGTGGCCGGCTACCAGCGCTTCCTGGCCTACTCGAAGGCCGTGTTCGATGAAGGCTACCTGAAACTGGGCGCGGTGCCATTCCTGTCGTTTCGCGACATGATCAGCGCCGGTCCGCAGCTGGCGCGGCTGGAAGCGTGGAAGAGCGTGTACGGCATCGTGTCGCGCTTCATCGCCGACGAGCACCTGCGCCAGGCGTTCTCGTTCCACTCGCTGCTGGTAGGCGGCAATCCGTTCGCCACCTCGTCGATCTACACATTGATCCATGCGCTGGAGCGGCGCTGGGGCGTGTGGTTCCCGCGCGGCGGCACGGGTGCGCTCGTCAATGGGCTGGCGCGGCTGTTCCAGGACCTGGGCGGCCGCATCGAGCTGAATGCCCCGGTGGCGGCGATCGACACGCGCGACGGCCGCGTCAGCGGCGTGCGCCTGGAAGATGGCCGCACCTTCGAAGCGGACGCGGTGGCGTCCAATGCCGACGTGGTGCATACCTACGACAAGCTGCTGGGCCAGCACCCGCGTGGCGCCGCGCAGGGCAAGGCCCTGCAAAAAAAACGCTTCTCCAACTCGCTGTTCGTGCTGTACTTCGGCCTGGATCGCCATCACGCGCAACTGCAGCACCACACCGTATGCTTCGGCCCGCGCTACCGTGAACTGATCCAGGACATCTTCAAGGGCGACAGCCTGGCCGACGATTTTTCGCTGTACCTGCACGCGCCCTGCGTCACCGACCCGTCGCTGGCGCCGCCCGGCTGCGGCAGCCACTACGTGCTGGCACCCGTGCCGCACCTGGGCAACGCGCCGATCGACTGGGCAGTCGAAGGGCCACGCTACCGCGACCGCATCTTCGACTACCTGGAGCAGCGCTACATGCCGGGGCTGCGCAGCCAGCTCGTCACCAGCCGCATCTTCACGCCGCTCGACTTCCGCGACGAACTGAATGCGCACCTGGGTTCCGCGTTCTCGCTCGAGCCGATCCTGACGCAAAGCGCCTGGTTCCGGCCGCACAACCGCGACAGCGAACTGGCCAACCTGTATCTGGTCGGCGCCGGCACGCATCCGGGCGCCGGCGTGCCGGGCGTGATCGGTTCGGCCAAGGCCACGGCAGGCTTGATGCTGGCGGAGGCGTCATGA
- the crtY gene encoding lycopene beta-cyclase CrtY: MTRPDYDIILAGGGLANGLIAWRLRSTRPDLRILLLERGERLGGNHTWSFHDSDVDAAQRTWLAPLVTARWPRYDVAFPDLDRTLDGGYASIASDRFADVIGAALGPALRTGATVGALKPTSVRLEDGSILRAGAVIDGRGMQASPHLALGWQTFLGQELRLLAPHGLTAPVIMDATVAQQGGYRFVYLLPFGPDRVLIEDTHYVDHAVLPAERLRANIAAYAQARGWQVSKVLREEQGALPIVLAGDFERYWAALAGQPCSGLRAGLFHPTTGYSLPHAVRLAERIAALPDLRAPALFDAIHAEARKAWRGQRFFRLLNRMLFLAGRPDDRWRVMQRFYRLPAPLIARFYAGHLRLGDKARLVSGKPPVPVLQAVAAARQFHPSQIRKSQ; encoded by the coding sequence ATGACGCGGCCAGACTACGACATCATCCTGGCCGGCGGCGGGCTGGCCAATGGCCTGATCGCCTGGCGCCTGCGCAGCACGCGCCCGGACCTGCGCATCCTGCTGCTGGAGCGCGGCGAGCGGCTGGGTGGCAACCACACCTGGTCATTCCACGACAGCGATGTCGATGCGGCCCAGCGCACCTGGCTGGCGCCCCTGGTCACGGCGCGCTGGCCGCGCTACGACGTGGCCTTCCCGGACCTGGACCGTACGCTGGACGGCGGCTACGCCAGCATCGCCTCGGACCGCTTCGCCGACGTGATCGGCGCCGCGCTGGGCCCCGCATTGCGCACCGGCGCCACGGTCGGCGCGCTGAAACCGACCTCGGTGCGCCTGGAGGACGGCAGCATCTTGCGCGCTGGCGCCGTGATCGACGGCCGCGGCATGCAGGCCAGCCCGCACCTGGCGCTGGGCTGGCAGACATTCCTCGGCCAGGAGCTGCGGCTGCTAGCGCCGCATGGGCTGACGGCGCCCGTGATCATGGACGCCACCGTGGCACAGCAGGGCGGCTACCGCTTCGTCTACCTGCTGCCGTTCGGGCCGGACCGCGTGCTGATCGAGGATACCCATTACGTCGACCATGCCGTGCTGCCGGCCGAACGGCTGCGCGCCAATATCGCGGCCTATGCCCAGGCGCGCGGCTGGCAGGTCAGCAAGGTGCTGCGCGAGGAGCAGGGCGCGCTGCCGATCGTGCTGGCCGGCGACTTCGAGCGCTACTGGGCCGCGCTGGCGGGCCAGCCATGCAGCGGCCTGCGCGCCGGCCTGTTCCACCCGACGACCGGCTACTCGCTGCCGCACGCGGTGCGGCTGGCCGAGCGCATCGCCGCGCTGCCCGACCTGCGCGCCCCGGCCCTGTTCGACGCCATCCATGCCGAGGCGCGCAAGGCCTGGCGCGGCCAGCGCTTCTTCCGGCTGCTCAACCGCATGCTGTTCCTGGCGGGCCGGCCGGATGACCGCTGGCGCGTCATGCAGCGCTTCTACCGCCTGCCAGCACCGCTGATCGCGCGCTTCTATGCCGGCCATTTGCGCCTGGGCGACAAGGCCCGCCTGGTGTCCGGCAAGCCGCCCGTGCCCGTGTTGCAGGCCGTGGCGGCGGCCCGTCAGTTCCACCCCAGCCAGATCAGGAAATCGCAATGA
- a CDS encoding glycosyltransferase, protein MAHFGVVAPAFYSHVNALAALAIELTARGHRVTFLQRPDATAYLDDERIGFHAVGAATHPPGSLAATLRRAANPGGPLGLRRVIDDMAQTTAMLCRELPAAIETLRIDAILGDQMEAAGGLVAEAVGLPLISVACALPVNREPGLPLPVMPFGWGEDERALRMVEGSTRVYDWLMAPHRRVIEAEARRLGIPVRGMLHECLSSLAQISQTTASFDFPRRHAPPYFHHVGPLRHAARANAKHAPLPPIAAGKPFVFASLGTLQGHRFGLFRRIAHACRQLDVQLLVAHCGGLTAQQGAALRDAGATWVCAFAPQREALARADAVISHAGSNTVMDAIAARTPILALPIAFDQPGAAARICHAGIGLRASPRWTGAGGIARLLRQLLDDPSFAPRLDALAADVASAGGTPRAADIVETTLRLRQAQPVTA, encoded by the coding sequence GTGGCGCACTTCGGCGTGGTCGCCCCCGCGTTCTACAGCCACGTCAACGCGCTGGCGGCCTTGGCCATCGAATTGACCGCACGCGGCCATCGCGTCACGTTCCTGCAGCGTCCCGACGCCACCGCCTACCTGGATGACGAGCGCATCGGCTTCCATGCCGTCGGCGCCGCCACCCATCCACCCGGCTCGCTCGCTGCCACCCTGCGCCGCGCCGCCAACCCTGGCGGGCCGCTCGGACTGCGCCGCGTCATCGACGACATGGCGCAAACGACGGCCATGCTGTGCCGCGAGCTGCCGGCCGCGATCGAAACGCTGCGCATCGACGCGATCCTGGGCGACCAGATGGAAGCGGCGGGCGGCCTGGTCGCGGAAGCTGTCGGCCTGCCGTTGATCTCCGTCGCCTGCGCGCTGCCGGTGAACCGCGAACCCGGCTTGCCGCTGCCCGTGATGCCGTTCGGCTGGGGCGAGGACGAGCGCGCGCTGCGCATGGTCGAGGGCAGCACCCGGGTGTACGACTGGCTGATGGCGCCGCACCGGCGCGTCATCGAAGCAGAGGCGCGCCGGCTCGGGATTCCCGTGCGCGGCATGCTGCACGAATGCCTGTCCAGCCTTGCGCAGATCAGCCAGACGACGGCGTCGTTCGATTTTCCGCGGCGCCACGCGCCGCCGTACTTCCATCACGTCGGGCCATTACGCCATGCGGCGCGTGCCAACGCGAAGCATGCGCCGCTGCCGCCGATCGCCGCCGGCAAGCCGTTCGTGTTCGCGTCGCTGGGCACCCTGCAGGGCCACCGTTTCGGGCTGTTCCGCCGCATCGCACATGCTTGCCGCCAGCTGGACGTGCAATTGCTGGTGGCGCACTGCGGCGGGTTGACCGCGCAGCAGGGTGCCGCGCTGCGCGACGCCGGCGCCACCTGGGTCTGCGCGTTCGCGCCGCAGCGCGAAGCGCTGGCCCGCGCCGACGCCGTGATCTCGCATGCGGGCTCGAACACGGTGATGGATGCCATTGCCGCGCGCACGCCGATCCTGGCCCTGCCGATCGCGTTCGACCAGCCCGGCGCGGCGGCGCGCATCTGTCACGCCGGCATCGGCCTGCGCGCCTCGCCACGGTGGACCGGCGCGGGCGGCATCGCGCGGCTGCTGCGCCAGCTCCTCGACGACCCGTCGTTCGCGCCACGCCTCGATGCCTTGGCGGCCGACGTGGCCAGCGCCGGCGGCACGCCGCGCGCGGCGGACATTGTCGAGACCACTTTGCGACTGCGGCAAGCGCAGCCCGTCACGGCATGA
- a CDS encoding polyprenyl synthetase family protein, whose protein sequence is MATQTRRLNRVDLVKHDGTATQLQFLRQEVDERIEALLAEGSDLLADAMRAAALGSGKRMRPLLLMLVARDLDCSSPGLIDVACAVEMVHAASLVLDDMPCMDNALLRRGRPAVHVQFGEDVAILAAIGLLSRAFCVLSSADGIPPAVRSRLVCTLSQTIGAQGLVRGQFQDLRGGQRSADEIATTNELKTGVLLGVAVEMAAIVAEANDDVVRSLRAFALAAGHAFQIRDDFQDSADSAVTGKDTGKDVGKATLINTLGFDEAQRRLAGYLRDAERHLADAVGNRQGTRRFVQGLFDAGRGGIRLVPERLPAPRAGACLEAH, encoded by the coding sequence ATGGCGACACAGACGCGGCGGCTCAACAGGGTCGACCTGGTAAAGCACGACGGCACCGCGACGCAGCTGCAGTTCCTGCGCCAGGAGGTCGACGAACGTATCGAAGCCTTGCTGGCCGAGGGGAGCGACCTGCTGGCGGACGCCATGCGTGCGGCGGCGCTGGGCAGCGGCAAGCGCATGCGGCCACTGCTGCTGATGCTGGTAGCGCGCGACCTGGACTGTTCTTCGCCCGGCCTGATCGACGTCGCCTGCGCCGTCGAGATGGTACATGCGGCCTCCCTCGTGCTCGACGACATGCCATGCATGGACAACGCCCTGCTGCGGCGCGGCCGGCCCGCGGTGCATGTGCAGTTCGGTGAGGACGTCGCCATCCTGGCCGCCATTGGCCTGCTCAGCCGCGCATTCTGCGTGCTGTCCTCGGCGGACGGCATCCCGCCCGCCGTGCGCTCGCGCCTCGTCTGCACCTTGTCGCAGACGATCGGCGCGCAGGGCCTCGTGCGCGGCCAGTTCCAGGATCTGCGCGGCGGCCAGCGCTCGGCCGACGAGATCGCGACCACCAACGAATTGAAGACGGGCGTGCTGCTGGGCGTGGCCGTCGAGATGGCGGCCATCGTGGCCGAGGCGAACGACGACGTCGTGCGTTCGCTGCGCGCGTTCGCGCTGGCCGCCGGCCATGCCTTCCAGATCCGTGACGACTTCCAGGACAGCGCCGACAGCGCCGTCACCGGCAAGGACACGGGCAAGGACGTCGGCAAGGCCACCCTGATCAACACCCTCGGTTTCGACGAAGCGCAGCGCCGCCTGGCCGGCTACCTGCGTGACGCCGAACGCCACCTGGCCGACGCGGTCGGTAACCGGCAGGGTACGCGCCGGTTCGTCCAGGGCCTGTTCGACGCTGGCCGCGGCGGCATCCGCCTGGTGCCGGAACGGCTGCCGGCGCCGCGCGCTGGCGCCTGCCTCGAAGCGCACTGA
- a CDS encoding NAD(P)/FAD-dependent oxidoreductase, whose amino-acid sequence MAPGAREVPADAGSDDYRFDAVVIGAGVCGLAVARALALAGRATLLLEAGPAVGGGISSRSSEVIHAGIYYPAGSLKAALCVQGNRLLYEFAEQTGVPVRRTGKLLVAVTADEIAVLRSYRDKAARNGVGELTWLDQAEVRRMEPALHAVAGLFSPSTGIIDSHALMQRLLADFEQAGGLCVLNSPVTGGTLRGARWHLDIGGSAPCRVSASIVVNAAGLGAQAVARSLQNVPRQAIPELHLAVGQYYALSCPSPFRHLVYPVAPPGGLGVHLTLDLAGQARFGPDVRWRQDEDYGFDDSLAPLFYQAIRHYWPGLPDGALSPGYVGIRPKLYGPVRPDQDFMIQGPRQHGLPGLVNLFGIESPGLTSSLALAQYVKSLLL is encoded by the coding sequence ATGGCACCTGGCGCGCGGGAAGTGCCGGCGGATGCCGGCAGCGATGACTACCGCTTCGACGCGGTGGTCATCGGCGCCGGCGTGTGCGGGCTGGCGGTCGCGCGCGCGCTGGCCCTGGCCGGGCGTGCCACCCTGTTGCTCGAGGCGGGGCCCGCGGTGGGCGGCGGCATCAGTTCGCGCAGCTCCGAGGTCATCCACGCGGGGATCTACTATCCCGCAGGCTCGCTGAAGGCGGCGCTGTGCGTGCAGGGCAACCGCCTGCTGTACGAATTTGCCGAGCAGACCGGCGTGCCGGTGCGGCGCACGGGCAAGCTGCTGGTCGCCGTCACGGCGGACGAGATTGCCGTGCTGCGCAGCTATCGGGACAAGGCCGCCCGCAATGGGGTCGGTGAGCTGACATGGCTGGACCAGGCCGAGGTAAGGCGGATGGAGCCGGCGCTGCATGCGGTGGCCGGCCTGTTTTCCCCCAGCACGGGCATTATCGATTCGCATGCGTTGATGCAGCGTTTGCTGGCCGACTTCGAGCAGGCCGGCGGCCTGTGTGTGCTGAACAGCCCGGTCACGGGCGGCACACTGCGCGGCGCACGCTGGCACCTGGACATCGGCGGCAGCGCCCCCTGCCGGGTCAGCGCGTCCATCGTCGTCAACGCCGCGGGCCTGGGCGCGCAAGCCGTGGCACGGTCGTTGCAAAACGTCCCGCGGCAAGCGATCCCCGAGCTGCACCTGGCGGTCGGTCAATACTATGCCTTGAGTTGCCCCTCGCCGTTCCGGCACCTGGTCTACCCGGTCGCACCGCCAGGCGGCCTGGGCGTGCATCTGACGCTGGACCTGGCCGGCCAGGCCCGCTTCGGTCCGGACGTGCGCTGGCGCCAGGACGAGGACTATGGCTTCGACGACAGCCTGGCGCCGCTGTTTTACCAGGCCATCCGGCACTACTGGCCAGGCTTGCCGGACGGTGCCTTATCGCCCGGCTATGTCGGCATTCGGCCGAAGCTGTATGGTCCGGTTCGACCCGACCAGGATTTCATGATCCAGGGACCGCGCCAGCATGGCCTGCCCGGGCTGGTCAACCTGTTCGGCATCGAATCGCCCGGGCTGACGTCCAGCCTGGCGCTGGCGCAGTACGTCAAATCGTTATTGCTGTGA